In Carya illinoinensis cultivar Pawnee chromosome 6, C.illinoinensisPawnee_v1, whole genome shotgun sequence, a single genomic region encodes these proteins:
- the LOC122312854 gene encoding zinc finger protein 37-like, with the protein MEEKQRKKFVCKFCNKRYPSGKALGGHIRTHMNGNSAEKEEAEVNGKGMKFPSMDGGSKNKRDSGSETGGWNSSYGLREKPKRTWRFVDSSSSSLHERICKECGKGFQSLKALCGHMACHSEKEKMNENQKLEIDSQSVTRTSASGKLRRSKRTRYKTLEDYPLANGSSSVSEIEQEQEEAALSLMMFSRDSGCRAGLSSVVEYSNNNSVVLEAKSSTIEVKITMKNGGNYASDMNQSVKPKKQSDDLRTYEISFSDNSDSGYFNNGPKKAESDVSVDGSPTSGELKKPREEYRSGAGGFNAELAKISNRFNCVTSEFGGLIRNEGYDQVGRAFVVGNSRMRTKKGSHAQKRKKYECENCNMFFHSRRALGTHRTTHTQINGCWESIYDSGENNTDTDHSLPLPKHCSKTLESCGVKISKNQSISGHSDKPKKSKGHECPICFRVFRSGQALGGHKRSHFFGGSEEKTIIIEQELPEFPGLIDLNLPAPTEEEADGQAEFMPW; encoded by the coding sequence ATGGAAGAAAAGCAAAGGAAGAAGTTTGTTTGCAAGTTTTGCAACAAAAGGTACCCATCCGGGAAGGCCTTGGGTGGGCACATCAGAACCCACATGAATGGGAATTCAGCTGAGAAAGAAGAAGCAGAAGTTAATGGAAAGGGAATGAAATTTCCATCTATGGATGGCGGAAGCAAGAACAAGAGAGATTCAGGGTCCGAAACTGGCGGTTGGAATTCCAGTTACGGTCTTAGAGAGAAGCCCAAGAGAACATGGAGGTTTGTGGATTCGAGTTCTAGTTCATTGCATGAAAGGATTTGTAAAGAATGTGGCAAAGGCTTTCAGTCGTTGAAAGCTCTCTGTGGTCACATGGCTTGTCACTCCGAGAAAGAGAAGATGAATGAGAACCAGAAACTAGAAATTGATAGTCAATCAGTTACCAGGACATCGGCTTCGGGGAAGCTTAGGAGATCGAAAAGAACGAGGTACAAGACTCTTGAGGATTACCCTTTGGCAAACGGTTCTTCATCTGTCTCGGAGATtgaacaagaacaagaagaggCGGCTTTGAGTTTGATGATGTTTTCAAGGGACTCTGGTTGTAGAGCTGGTTTGAGTTCGGTGGTGGAATATTCCAATAACAATTCAGTGGTTTTAGAGGCCAAATCATCGACTATCGAGGTGAAAATTACAATGAAGAATGGTGGGAATTATGCATCTGACATGAATCAATCTGTTAAGCCGAAGAAGCAAAGTGATGATTTGAGAACTTATGAGATTAGTTTTTCCGATAATTCTGATTCTGGGTATTTTAATAATGGACCCAAAAAGGCTGAATCAGATGTTTCTGTGGATGGATCTCCTACGAGTGGTGAATTGAAGAAGCCCAGAGAGGAATATAGATCTGGAGCTGGAGGCTTTAATGCTGAATTGGCTAAAATTTCGAACAGATTCAATTGTGTGACGTCTGAATTCGGGGGATTGATTAGAAATGAAGGATATGATCAAGTGGGGAGAGCTTTCGTGGTGGGTAATTCGAGAATGAGAACCAAAAAGGGTTCTCATGCTCAGAAGCGAAAGAAATATGAGTGCGAGAATTGTAACATGTTCTTCCATTCTCGTCGGGCTCTGGGAACGCACAGAACCACCCATACACAGATAAATGGGTGCTGGGAGTCTATATATGATAGTGGCGAAAACAACACAGACACTgatcattctcttcctctcccaaaGCATTGCAGTAAAACCCTCGAGTCTTGcggtgtcaaaatctcaaaaaatcAAAGCATCTCTGGCCATTCTGACAAGCCAAAGAAAAGCAAGGGGCATGAGTGCCCAATCTGCTTCAGAGTTTTCAGGTCGGGACAAGCTTTAGGTGGTCACAAGAGGTCTCATTTTTTCGGAGGTTCTGAAGAAAAAACTATTATCATCGAGCAAGAACTCCCTGAGTTTCCTGGCCTAATTGATCTTAATCTTCCTGCACCCACTGAGGAAGAGGCAGATGGACAGGCTGAGTTCATGCCATGGTAG
- the LOC122313632 gene encoding uncharacterized protein LOC122313632, translating into MGSKRCFDEEFPVLPCKHLRKLEHSNTLNPFVELVPCENAPQELIFSGEDNDGFHKFQRHEALEKHIAIDVSNLVNKGLETNDPLSWFSSSSSEEDTGSGTSAYSSLSTEYFELDFPSRRFVAYEDAYSSFWDHSPRKQVPIGTHYQASVPLWGKHINENKLDLTEKYNQNIDDAGSEEKMMGDCVIQMPDSGFFTGMGDYAGNGRTDCHCLDSGSVRCIHQHVMEAREKIKKTIGNEKFLDLGLSDMGEEVADRWTEEEEQIFHEVVYSNPASQGRNFWKHLSFAFPSRSRTELVSYYFNVFMLRRRAAQNRSNSLDIDSDDDEWHGSNRDSYVVGDSEEDEDSAIESLVDRDNQVDSSEEDDGSDYDDCHVDGGDGPGRDFSEEDGGMDLMSNADVSKSLDERKFDSLGQHVDKTPGSDQEDLNAQDDSCLSFDCQANMASSCGPVNSETVSQVCGVKSENGKCLQGKADWCTDAEGQFNLLEAYDAEVWDANCPSASLKGFDLLSTWNMMEEIFGQDSSDKKMMGD; encoded by the exons ATGGGATCTAAAAGGTGTTTTGATGAAGAGTTCCCAGTGCTTCCCTGTAAGCACCTAAGGAAACTTGAGCATAGCAATACACTGAATCCATTTGTTGAACTTGTTCCCTGTGAGAATGCCCCACAGGAACTTATTTTTTCAG gGGAGGACAATGATGGCTTCCATAAGTTTCAGAGGCACGAGGCACTTGAAAAACACATTGCTATAGATGTTTCAAATTTAGTTAACAAGGGTCTTGAGACCAATGATCCCCTGTCATGGTTTTCCAGCAGTTCAAGTGAAGAAGATACTGGGTCGGGGACATCAGCATACTCATCCCTCTCGACAGAATATTTTGAACTAGATTTCCCATCCAGAAGATTTGTTGCATATGAGGATGCCTATTCTTCTTTCTGGGATCATTCTCCTAGAAAACAGGTTCCAATTGGCACACATTATCAAGCCAGCGTTCCATTGTGGGGCAAACATATAAATGAGAACAAGTTAGATCTGACAGAGAAATATAACCAAAACATAGATGATGCCGGCAGTGAGGAGAAGATGATGGGGGACTGTGTTATTCAAATGCCTGATTCAGGTTTCTTTACAGGCATGGGTGACTATGCTGGAAATGGTAGGACAGACTGTCACTGTTTGGATTCTGGTTCTGTTAGATGCATACACCAGCATGTCATGGAAGCCcgggaaaaaattaaaaaaaccattGGGAATGAAAAATTCTTGGATTTAGGGTTGTCTGACATGGGTGAAGAGGTGGCAGACAGGTGGACTGAAGAAGAAGAGCAGATCTTTCATGAGGTTGTTTACTCTAATCCTGCATCCCAGGGTAGGAACTTTTGGAAACACCTGTCATTTGCATTTCCTTCTCGAAGTAGAACAGAACTGGTAAGCTATTATTTCAATGTATTCATGCTGCGGAGGCGTGCTGCCCAGAACAGATCTAATTCGCTGGACATAGACAGTGATGATGACGAATGGCATGGAAGCAATAGAGATTCGTATGTGGTCGGAGattcagaagaagatgaagactcTGCTATTGAGTCTCTTGTTGACCGGGATAATCAGGTGGATTCCTCTGAAGAAGATGATGGTAGTGATTATGATGACTGCCATGTTGATGGTGGTGATGGACCCGGTAGAGATTTTTCCGAAGAAGATGGTGGGATGGATCTTATGTCAAATGCAGATGTTTCCAAGTCTCTTGACGAGAGGAAGTTTGACTCCTTAGGTCAGCATGTGGATAAGACTCCAGGGAGTGATCAGGAGGATCTCAATGCACAGGACGACTCATGCTTGTCATTCGATTGTCAAGCCAATATGGCTAGCTCTTGTGGTCCTGTTAACAGCGAAACTGTTTCTCAAGTGTGTGGAGTTAAAAGTGAGAATGGCAAATGCTTGCAGGGCAAAGCTGATTGGTGTACTGACGCAGAGGGTCAGTTTAATTTACTGGAGGCCTATGATGCTGAAGTTTGGGATGCCAATTGCCCATCAGCATCATTAAAAGGTTTTGATCTTCTATCCACATGGAACATGATGGAAGAGATTTTTGGACAAGACAGTTCGGATAAAAAGATGATGGGTGACTAA
- the LOC122313680 gene encoding UDP-glucose 6-dehydrogenase 5, whose amino-acid sequence MVKICCIGAGYVGGPTMAVIALKCPAIEVAVVDISVSRINAWNSEQLPIYEPGLEDVVKQCRGKNLFFSTDVEKHVSEADIVFVSVNTPTKTQGLGAGKAADLTYWESAARMIADVSKSDKIVVEKSTVPVKTAEAIEKILTHNSKKINFQILSNPEFLAEGTAIQDLFNPDRVLIGGRETPEGAKAIQALKDVYAHWVPVERIICTNLWSAELSKLAANAFLAQRISSVNAMSALCEATGADVTQVSHAVGKDSRIGPKFLNASVGFGGSCFQKDILNLVYICECNGLPEVANYWKQVIKVNDYQKTRFVNRVVASMFNTVSGKKIAILGFAFKKDTGDTRETPAIDVCKGLLGDKAQLSIYDPQVSEDQIKRDLSMKKFDWDHPVHLQSADPTSITQVSVVGDAYEATKGSHGICILTEWDEFRKLDYQRIYDNMQKPAFVFDGRNVVDVEKLREIGFIVYSIGKPLDSWLKDMPAVA is encoded by the coding sequence atggtCAAGATCTGTTGCATTGGAGCCGGCTATGTCGGTGGACCTACCATGGCTGTGATTGCGCTGAAGTGCCCTGCAATTGAAGTAGCTGTGGTCGATATATCTGTATCGCGAATAAATGCCTGGAACAGTGAGCAACTTCCCATTTACGAGCCTGGCCTTGAAGATGTAGTAAAGCAGTGCAGAGGAAAGAACCTCTTCTTCTCTACCGATGTGGAGAAACATGTTTCTGAGGCTGATATAGTCTTTGTTTCGGTTAACACCCCTACCAAAACTCAGGGCCTTGGAGCTGGCAAAGCAGCTGATCTGACATATTGGGAGAGTGCTGCTCGAATGATTGCTGATGTATCAAAATCTGACAAAATTGTGGTTGAGAAATCAACAGTGCCAGTGAAAACAGCTGAGGCAATAGAAAAGATTCTGACCCACAATAGCAAGAAGATCAACTTCCAAATTCTCTCCAACCCAGAGTTTCTTGCTGAGGGAACTGCAATTCAAGACCTTTTCAATCCAGATAGGGTTCTCATCGGAGGTAGGGAGACCCCAGAAGGTGCAAAGGCAATACAGGCATTGAAAGATGTTTATGCACATTGGGTCCCTGTGGAACGTATAATTTGTACTAACCTTTGGTCTGCTGAGCTTTCTAAGCTTGCTGCCAATGCCTTCTTGGCACAGAGAATCTCTTCTGTGAACGCCATGTCAGCACTCTGTGAAGCCACCGGTGCAGATGTCACCCAAGTTTCACATGCTGTAGGCAAGGACTCAAGAATTGGGCCCAAGTTCTTGAATGCCAGTGTTGGTTTTGGAGGGTCCTGCTTCCAGAAGGACATATTGAACTTGGTCTACATCTGTGAGTGCAATGGTCTTCCCGAGGTTGCAAACTACTGGAAGCAGGTTATTAAGGTGAACGACTACCAGAAGACACGGTTCGTGAATCGGGTAGTCGCGTCAATGTTCAACACAGTATCAGGGAAGAAGATTGCAATTCTTGGGTTTGCCTTCAAGAAGGACACAGGTGATACTAGGGAGACCCCAGCCATTGATGTGTGTAAAGGACTGTTGGGGGACAAAGCCCAGTTGAGCATTTACGATCCACAGGTGTCTGAGGATCAGATCAAGAGGGATCTGTCGATGAAGAAGTTtgattgggatcatccagttcATCTTCAATCAGCAGATCCTACGTCCATCACACAAGTTAGTGTGGTTGGGGATGCTTATGAGGCAACGAAGGGTTCTCATGGAATCTGCATTCTGACTGAGTGGGATGAGTTCAGGAAACTTGATTACCAGAGGATTTATGATAACATGCAGAAGCCTGCATTTGTGTTTGATGGACGCAATGTTGTGGATGTTGAGAAGTTGAGAGAAATTGGGTTTATTGTTTACTCCATTGGAAAGCCGCTAGATTCATGGCTCAAGGACATGCCCGCTGTGGCATAA